cagagggagagagatggagggacgtatagagggaaacagagggagagagatggagggacgtatagagggaaacagagggagagagatggagggacgtatagagggaaacagggagagagatggagggacgtatagagggaaacagagggagagagatggagggacgtatagagggaaacagagggagagagatggagggacgtatagagggaaacagagggagagagatggagggacgtatagagggaaacagagggagagagatggagggacgtatagagggaaacagagggagagagatggagggacgtatagagggaaacagagggagagagatggagggacgtatagagggaaacagagggagagagatggagggacgtatagagggaaacagagggagagagatggagggacgtatagagggaaacagagggagagagatggagggacgtatagagggaaacagagggagagagatggagggacgtatagagggaaacagagggagagagatggagggacgtatagagggaaacagagagagagagatggagggacgtatagagggaaacagagggagagagatggagggacgtatagagggaaacagagggagagagatggagggacgtatagagggaaacagagggagagagatggagggacgtatagagggaaacagagggagagagatggagggacgtatagagggaaacagagagagagagatggagggacgtatagagggaaacagagggagagagatggagggacgtatagagggaaacagagagagagagatggagggacgtatagagggaaacagagggagagagatggagggacgtatagagggaaacagagggagagagatggagggacgtatagagggaaacagagggagagagatggagggacgtatagagggaaacagagggagagagatggagggacgtatagagggaaacagagggagagagatggagggacgtatagagggaaacagagggagagagatggagggacgtatagagggaaacagagggagagagatggagggacgtatagagggaaacagagagagagagatggagggacgtatagagggaaacagagggagagagatggagggacgtatagagggaaacagagggagagagatggagggacgtatagagggaaacagagggagagagatggagggacgtatagagggaaacagagggagagagatggagggacgtatagagggaaacagagggagagagatggagggacgtatagagggaaacagagggagagagatggagggacgtatagagggaaacagagggagagagatggagggacgtatagagggaaacagagggagagagatggagggacgtatagagggaaacagagggagagagatggagggacgtatagagggaaacagagggagagagatggagggacgtatagagggaaacagagggagagagatggagggacgtatagagggaaacagagggagagagatggagggacgatagagggaaacagagggagagagatggagggacgtatagagggaaacagagggagagagatggagggacgtatagagggaaccagagggagagagatggagggacgtatagagggaaacagagggagagagatggagggacgtatagagggaaacagagggagagagatggagggacgtatagagggaaacagagggagagagatggagggacgtatagagggaaacagagggagagagatggagggacgtatagagggaaacagagggagagagatggagggacgtatagagggaaacagagggagagagatgcggaggagagagaggcagaggagggtgTTCTCTTCATCACTCCATGGTGTCCTGGTTCTCCTGGTCTCCTCCCATGTCATCACTAGGTTCCTTGCCCTCCTTGCTTCTCTTGCTCTTCTTGTGTTTGTGTCTCCTGTGCCCGTCTCCTTCTTCACTATCATGTCTCCTCCTGCTGCTACTgctcagagtgagagagagggagagagagagagagaggggagagagagagagggggagagagagagagagggggagagagagaggagagagagagagagagggggagagagagagggagagagagagagagggggagagagagagagggggagagagagagagggggggggggagaaaaggaAGACAGTTCTGATTCTGATACAACAAAGAGgtgaaatagtgtgtgtgtgtgtgtgtgtgtgtgtgtgtgtgtgtgtgtgtgtgtgtgtgtgtgtgtgtgtggggcgtaCCTGCGTGATGACTTgtgtctcccctcctccttctctctgtgtcttctctctctgtgtctctcctccttctcacGGCTCGACCTCTCTCTGTGACgctcccctccaccaccaccacgctcACCACCACTGCCACGGTCACCACCACGCTCCCCCCCTCCACGATCACCCCCACGGTCTACGCCTCCACGCTCCCCCCCTCCACGGTCACCTCCTCCACGGTCACCGCCGCTGTAGCCACGCTCCGCCTGGTACTCCCGGTAACCGCGGTACCGCTCCTCATCACTATggagaccacagacagacagaatatctCATTGGACGCTGGACAGCGACATGACTAATCATCTTTTCTGATTGAAACAACTCACTGTTCAATCTGGTCGTTGTTAAACAGATGCTTTCTGATTGGACAGTGAGATGAGGTGTGTCAATCTGTTGGTCGTTGTTTAAACAGATCTTGCTCTCTCTTGGTAGAGAACATGTGAAACTGgatgaggtgtgtatgtgtgaccaTGCATCTGAATGTGTGTTAACGTGTAACATAAGGCCCAATAAAATTCTGTTTCTCAAGGTTTCGGTTTTCCTCAGTTTCACACATTAATAGAAAAACAACTAAGTCCACAACACAAAGTTTAAAACCAGGTTTGAGATCTGGTCATGTTTGTTGATATTTTATGCAGGGTTGTAGTTACCGTTTAATTCCATTACCCACCTAGCAAGAGGATGTTAGCTGCGTTTTTATAGCACATGTGATGGtaagagtttgcaaaacaaatcgcgccaatgcaaataatcatgatgtcATTCAGCCAGGTAaaagcataggctactttgtagttaaaaaaaacttctcaattaaatgttaacggAAAACGTTGCACCTACCAGAAGATTTTCCATTAGCATCGTGGCTAACGGCTACATAAAGGGGTAGCTGAGCGCAACCACGCATTCCTcgttgcctcttcagaaagttggTGGAAATACGAATCACTGATGGCACTCTGCTAATCTCTTATCATAGACTTGGGGCAAATTAATTAATGTTCAATGCGTTTAGTTTTTATTGTCTGGATTCTGCGATTCCGTCCGCGGTCTCCAGATTTTATTGGGCCCTAGTAACAGAGTTAatttttatttaagtaggcaagtcagttaagaacaaattcttatttacaatgacggcctaggaacagtgggttaactgccttgttcagggacagaacgacagatttttaccttgtcagctcgggggttcAATCTAGCAACTTTtgggttactggctcaacgctctaaccactaggctacctgccgcccctctaaccactaggctacctgccgcccctctaaccactaggctacctgcctcctctaaccactaggctagctgcctccctctaaccactaggctagctgcctcccctctaaccactaggctagctgcctcccctctaaccactaggctagctgcctcccctctaaccactaggctagctgcctcccctctaaccactaggctagctgcctcccctctaaccactaggctagctgcctcccctctaaccactaggctagctgcctcccctctaaccactaggctagctgcctcccctctaaccactaggctagctgcctcccctctaaccactaggctagctgcctcccctctaaccactaggctagctgcctcccctctaaccactaggctagctgcctcccctctaaccactaggctagctgcctcccctctaaccactaggctagctgcctcccctctaaccactaggctagctgcctcccctctaaccactaggctagctgcctcccctctaaccactaggctagctgcctcccctctaaccactaggctagctgcctcccctctaaccactaggctagctgcctcccctctaaccactaggctagctgcctcccctctaaccactaggctagctgcctcccctctaaccactaggctagctgcctcctctaaccactaggctagctgcctcctctaaccactaggctagctgcctcctctaaccactaggctagctgcctcctctaaccactaggctagctgcctcctctaaccactaggctagctgcctcctctaaccaccaggctagctgcctcctctaaccactaggctacctgcctcctctaaccactaggctagctgcctcccctctaaccactaggctagctgcctcctctaaccactaggctacctgcctcctctaaccactaggctagctgcctcctctaaccagtaggctacctgcctcctctaaccactaggctagctgcctcctctaaccactaggctacctgcctcctctaaccactaggctacctgcctcctctaaccactaggctagctgccgttAAGAATGTGCCGTAAGCGAACTCCACAGCTAGCTATCATATTCAATATGTTTCTATAGCTCAACCGGTTTGCCAAGGAATGCGGTCACTTGTGTTAGCGAGCAGAGGACCGTTGATCCGAGCCCGGTACGGGGACAGGGACAGTGGGGGAAGATGTACTGTTAGGAGAACACGGTCGCCACGTCGTCCTCGGCTAACCTGTTGTAAGCCATAGTGGAAGGgctgtgctccctctctctctccctctcatgtgGTCTCtccctgggtctctctct
This genomic stretch from Salmo salar unplaced genomic scaffold, Ssal_v3.1, whole genome shotgun sequence harbors:
- the LOC106596182 gene encoding pre-mRNA 3'-end-processing factor FIP1 (The sequence of the model RefSeq protein was modified relative to this genomic sequence to represent the inferred CDS: added 19 bases not found in genome assembly) — protein: MNVPPPGFPPPSGPPPSLIPTLDSSGHPGGYDGRPVPPYPFPTGGFPPPMTGGYPPPMPGVVSPWPPMMDQSKQWDYYPPGPGPGPGPRREDKREKERERPRERPHEREREREHSPSTMAYNSDEERYRGYREYQAERGYSGGDRGGGDRGGGERGGVDRGGDRGGGERGGDRGSGGERGGGGGERHRERSSREKEERHRERRHREKEEGRHKSSRSSSRRRHDSEEGDGHRRHKHKKSKRSKEGKEPSDDMGGDQENQDTME